DNA sequence from the Blastomonas fulva genome:
CGCCGCTGATCCTGTTCGGCATCCCCAACAGCGCCGAAAAGCGGGTCGATTATGCGATAGCAATCCCCAAGGTCTCCTCCTTGATCCTCAAGCACGACCTCAACGCGCCGCTTGCAGGGCTGGACACCATTCCTGCGAACAAGCAGCCGCCGGTCGGCATGGTGTTCTGGTCGTTCCGGATCATGGTCGGCATCGGCTTTGCGATGCTGGGAATCGGCGTGTTCAGCCTGCTCGCGCGGGTGCGCGGCAAGCTCTACGAGTGGAGCTGGCTGCACCGCGCAGCGATGGTCATGGGCCCATCGGGCTTTGTTGCGGTGATTGCGGGCTGGGTTACCACCGAGGTCGGCCGCCAGCCTTACACCGTCTATGGCCTGCTGACGACCGCGGACAGCGTCTCGCCGCTCGCCGCTCCGGCGGTGGGGGCATCTCTGCTGGCGTTCGTGATCACCTATTTCATCATGTTCGGCGCAGGCACGCTGTATATCCTCAAGCTGATGAGCAAACCTGCGACCGGACATGAGGAAGCGGCCGCTTCCGGCCCGTTGCGCAGCGCGGGCATCACCCCTGCATCCGCCGACAGTTCGCGCCGTGGTCAGAGCGCCACCATGCTGGAGAAGGGCGCATGAACATCGACCTGACGATCGTCTGGGCGTTCATCATCGCCTTTGCGGTGTTCGCTTACGTCGTGATGGACGGGTTCGACCTGGGCATCGGCATCATCTTCCCGGCACTCGGGCGCGGGGCGGAGCGCGACAAGGCGATGAACACGGTAGCCCCCGTATGGGATGGCAACGAGACCTGGCTGGTGCTGGGCGGGGGAGGGCTGCTCGCGGCGTTTCCGCTCGCCTATGCGATCATCCTGCCCGCCATCTACCCGCCGATCATCGCGATGCTGCTGGGCCTCGTGCTGCGCGGCGTGGCGTTCGAGGGGCGCTGGCGCGACCCCAATCACCAGCCATTCTGGGACTTTTCGTTCACTGCAGGGTCGTTCGTCGCAGCCTTTGCGCAAGGGGTGACGCTGGGCGCCCTGCTGCAGGGGGTCGAGGTCGAAGGCCGCGCCTATGCCGGCGGCTGGCTCGACTGGCTGAGCCTCTATTCGGTGCTCACCGGTGTCGGCACGGTGATCGGATATGGCCTGCTGGGATCGACCTGGCTGATCATGAAGACCGAAGGAGTGGTGCAGGACCATGCCTTCCGGATGAGCTGGAAGCTGTTTCCGGCAACGCTGCTCGCTTTGGGTGCGGTCAGCCTTTACACGCCGTTCCTGGAGGGCGAGTACTGGAACCGTTGGTTCACCTTCCCCAATGTGCTGTTCTCCGCGCAGGTGCCGGTGCTGGTCGCGCTGATCACCTTCCTGCTCTACCGCGCGCTCAAGCTGCGACGCGATTACGCGCCGTTCCTGCTCACGCTGGCGCTGTTCCTTTTGGGCATGATCGGCCTGGGGATCAGCATGTTCCCCTATGTCGTGCCCGACGAGATCACGATCTGGGACGCCGCGACGCATCCAAGCAGCCAGATGTTCATGCTGGTCGGCACGCTGTTCATCGTGCCTTTGATCATCGGCTATACCGGCTGGGCGTACTGGGTGTTCCGCGGCAAGGTGGGCGACGAGGGATATCATTGATGCGTCTGCCCGATGCCGATGATCCTGATCGCGGCGATGCCCGCCCGCTGGCGCAAAAGCTGGGCTGGATGGCTGCGATCTGGCTGATGTCTGTGGGTTTCATCGGCGTTGTCGCCTATGCGATCCGCTGGTGGATCCATGGCTGACGCGTATTCCGCTAATCCGGTCGGCAAGCGCCGCAAAACATGATAGCCTTTGGCGCATGGCTCACCCTGCTGCCGATGACCCGCCACCTGCCGCATCGCCCGGTCCGCTGCCCGATGATTCGGTGGCGGTGCGCGGCTTTCGCCTGATCGAGCACATCCTGCTGATTCTGGTTGCGCTGATGACGCTGGGGGCGGCGGGTATCGAGGTGGGGGGCATCCTCGCGGCGCGGACCATCTCGCTCGCCGATATCCTGCTGATGTTCCTCTATACCGAGGTGATCGGGATGATCGCGGTGTTCTATACCGGGCGCGGGTCGCCGTTCGTCTATCCTATCTTCATCGCGATCACCGCGCTGGCGCGGTTGATCGTGCTGCAGGGCAAGGACATGGCGCCGGACAAGATCCTGTTCGAAGCCGGCGCAATCCTGCTGCTCGCCATCGCCGCCGTGGTCATCACCCGCGCGGGCAGGGCCTGAAACGGCTGCAGGGTTATCCGGCCCGTCCTGACGGAGTTGCACTTGACCGCAGCCGCCGCGCTGGCATGAAGGCCGCAAGCGCGTACCCAGCAAGGCCAGCCCCGCATATGACCACCGACAAGCTCTACATCAGCGCCAACAGCCTGCTCGAGGACAGCTATCGCCTTGCTATGCAGGTGATCGACAGCGGCTACCAGCCCACCCACATCGTCGGCATCTGGCGCGGCGGCGCGCCGGTGGGGATCGCGGTGCAGGAACTGATGGAATATCACGGCATCAACGCCGATCACATCGCGATCCGCACCGCCAGCTATTACGGCATAGACCAGCAGAGCAAGGACGTGCGCGTCTATGCGCTGGGCTATCTGATCGACACTTTGTGCCCCGAGGACCGGCTGCTGGTGGTCGACGATGTGTTCGATAGCGGCCGCTCGATCCGCGCTTTCATCCACGAGCTGGCCGCCAAGTGCCGCTACAACATGCCACACGACTGGCGGATCGCCACGGTCTATTACAAGCCCTCGCGCAATGTCACCGATTTGTCGCCGCACTTTTTCGTGCACGAGACCGAACAGTGGCTGGTATTCCCGCACGAGATCGCCGGGCTGAGTGTCGAGGAAATCCGGGCGCACAAGCCCGGGGCAAGCATCATTCTGGGGGAGTAGGGGGGCTGAACCTCCTTCGTCATTCCCGCCAACGCGGGAATCCCGCTTTTGCACTGCGATCAAGAAGGAAGCGGGACCCGCGCGTGCACGGGGGTGAAGAAGATGGCGATACAAGCAATTGCGCCGCCACCAGCCCCTTGGCATAAGCCCTTCATGACCCCCGACCAGCGCACCGCCTATATCGATCGCCTGCCCAAGGCCGAGCTTCACCTGCACATCGAAGGCTCGCTCGAGCCCGAAATGCTGTTCGCGCTGGCGCAGCGCAACCATGTCGATATCCCGTTCGCCAGCGTCGAGGATATCCGCAACGCCTACAACTTCAGCAACCTGCAGGATTTCCTCGATATCTATTACCAGGGCATGGCGGTGCTGCTGAAGGCGCAGGATTTCTACGACCTGACCTGGGCGTATCTGGAACGCGCGCACGACGACCATGTCCGGCATGTCGAGATCTTCTTCGATCCGCAGGGCCATACCGAGCGCGGGGTGCCCTTTGCAGACGTGATAACCGGGATCAGCGACGCGCTCGCAGATGGCGAGAAACAGTGGGGGATTACGTCAAGGCTGATCCTGTGCTTCCTGCGCCATCTCGACGAAGCTGCGGCGCAGGCGACGCTCGACGAGGCGCTGCCCTATCTGGATCGGATCGCGGGCGTGGGGCTAGATTCGTCCGAAATGGGCCATCCGCCGTCCAAGTTCGCCAATGTGTTCGCGCGGGCCCAGTTGCTGGGGCTCAAGCTGGTCGCGCATGCGGGCGAAGAGGGGCCGCCCGAATATGTCCATGAGGCGCTCGACGTGCTCCATGTCGATCGCATCGACCACGGCAACCGCGCGATGGAGGACTCTGCGCTGGTGACACGACTGGCGGGCGAGGGGATGACGCTGACCGTCTGCCCGCTTTCCAACCTCAAATTGTGCGTGATCGGCGATATCGCCGACAGCCCGGTCAAGCAGATGCTCGATTCAGGGCTCAAGGCGACGGTCAACTCGGACGACCCGGCCTATTTCGGTGGCTATGTGAACGCCAATTTCCACGCAATCGCGTCTGCGCTCGATCTGAGCCGCGAGCAGTTGCGCACGCTGGCACGCAACAGCTTCACCGGATCGTTCCTGCCGCCCGACCAGATTGCGCATCTTTTGGCCGAGATCGACCATTACGACGCGCATTTCGCTGGCTGAGCGCGCCTGTGCTTACCGCTCGGAGAGGTAGTAGCGCTCGACTTCGGCGAGGTTGTCGTCGAGTTCGTAGACAATCGGCTGGCCGGTGGGGATTTCGAGCGATGTGATGGCATCATCGGCGATGCCCGACAGGTGCTTGACCAAGGCGCGCAGCGAATTGCCATGGGCAGAGATGATCACGCGCTTTCCGGCCTTGAGTTCGGGCGCGATGCGGCTTTCCCAATAGGGCAGCACCCGGTCGATGGTGTCCTTGAGGCTTTCGGTGTTGGGGATCGCGATGCCGGCGTAGCGACGGTCCTTGGACAGGTCGAATTCCGATCCGGCCTCCATCGGCGGCGGCGGGATATCGAAGCTGCGCCGCCAGATATGGACCTGCTCGTCGCCATGCCTGGCCGCTGTCTCAGCCTTGTCGAGCCCGGTGAGGCCGCCATAATGGCGCTCGTTGAGCCGCCAGTCCTTCTCCACCGGCAGCCACAGCCGGGTCATTTCCTCGAGCGCCAGATTGAGCGTCTTGATGGCCCGCGTTTGCAGCGAGGTGAAGGCGATGTCGAAATCGAGCCCCTTGTCGCGCATCAGCCGGCCCGCCGCGCGTGCTTCCTCGGCGCCCTTTTCGGTCACATCGACATCCCACCAGCCGGTGAACCGGTTCTCCAGGTTCCATTGCGACTGGCCGTGGCGGATGAGGACGAGTTGCGGCATCGGGGCGTCTCCTGTTTCTGTTGCCGCCACCTAGCGCCGATGCAAGCCAGAGAAAACCCGTTTTCCAATCGTCATTCCCGCGAACGCGGGAATCCCGCTTTTTCGCGACGTCAGCGGCAGAAGCGGGACCCCCGCATGCGCGGGGGTGACGCAGAAGGCGGCGGGGTTAAAGTGTCTCGAAGCGCACCTTCAGTCCATCCTTGGGCTGCGGGATCGGCCAGGCCTGCCAGCCTGGCTCATAGCCCGGCTCGATGACGATGCGGTGCTGGCTGAGCACATGGTGCAGCAGCACCTTGATCTGCATGTACGCAAAGTGCAGCCCCAGGCACATATGCGCACCGCCGCCAAACGGCACCCAGGCGTATTTGTGGCGGTTGCGCGTCGCTTCGGGGGTGAAGCGCAGGGGATCGAACCTGTGCGGCTCGGGCCAGTGCTCTTCCTGCTTGTGGGTATAGGCCGCGCTGATGCTGACCGGAGTGCCCGCAGGGATGCGATAGCCGCCGAACTCGAAATCCTTGAGCGCGCGGCGCGGGGTCGAGGGCACCGGCGGGATCAGCCGCAGCGCTTCCTTGAATGCCATTTCGGTGAGCTCGAGATTGGGGAGCGCGTCATAGGGCATCGGCGCACCGGCAGGCGCATGCTCCAGCAGCTCGGCGCGAATCCTGTCCTGCCATTCGGGGTTCTTGGCGAGCAGCCAGATCAGCGAGCTTGCCGACGAGGTGATGGTGTCGTGCGCCGCCATCATCAGGAAGTTCATGTGATCGACCACCTCGTCGGTGGTGAGCAAACTGCCATCATCGCGCGTGGCGCGGCAGAACTGGCTGAACATGTCCGGCCCCTGCTGCTCGCGCCGCTGCAGCACCTGCGGGGTGAAATAGTCGACCAGGAATTTGCGTCCCGCCACGCCCTTGCCCATCTTGGTGAAGGGCAAAGGACGGCGCACCACGCCGATCGAGGCCTGCACCATGTCGACGAACGCGGTATTGATCTTGTCGGCTTCGGGGCCCCAGGGGATGCCGAGAAACGATGTCGCGGCCAGATCGAGCGTCAGCTTCTTGATCTCGGAGTAGAAGGTGATGTCCTTGTTCGACCATTGCAACACGCGCGCGCCGATGCCCTCGTTGAGCGATTCGGCATAATGGCGCATCGGCGCGGGCTTGAAGGCGATCGACAGCGCACGCCGGTCGGCGCGGTGATGATCGAAGTCCATCAGCATCAGTCCGCGCGGGAACAGCAGGTTGAGCACCGGGCCCCAGCCTTGCTCGGACGAGAACACCTTGTCGCGATCGAACAGTACCAGCTCGTTCGCATCCGCGCCGAACAGCGCGACCTGACGGCGACCGAAGGCATTGGTGCGGTAGACGGGGCCGTATTTGGCGCGCATTTCATTGCCGAACCCTTCCGGGTCGGCGAGCATCCTGAGCGTCACGCCCAGGATCGGCAGGCCATCCTCGCCCGGAATATGATCTAGCGCGTTGCTGCCGGGCAGGCGGGTCCAGTGCGGGTTGCCGCTGTCGCGCTGGATGCTGTGGTCGGGAAACATCTCGCGCTGGGCAGCAGGCGCTTGGGGAGCAAGGACGGTGGCCATGGGGGAATCCTCTGCACGGTTTTAATTGAGCCATTAAATACCAACTGACACCAATGTTAGCAAGCACTGTCTGACGGCTGGAAAATCATTCATCGTTAATTCAACTTGGTATTTGTATGAACAAACTACCGGGGCTCCGCTCCGCCGGCCCGCCGCGCCAGGACTTGCGGCGAGACAGGAAACCTTGGCTTTGACCCAATCTGCATTTCTTGAAAAGATCCGCATCCCGTCCCTTGGCCGGCGTGTCGTCCGTATCGCCGCTGTCGCGCTGGGCGCGGTCTCGCTGTCGGCCTGCGCCTATGGCGTGGGCGATTATGGCGGCTATGGTGGCGTTTCCGTGGGCGTGGGCAGCGGCGGCTATGCCGGTGGCTATGACCCTTATTGCGACGCCTATTCGGCCTGGGACGGCTTTTATGGCTGCGACGCCGGGCTGGGCTTTGGCCAGATCGGCTTTGGCGGCGGCTATTGGGACAATTTCTATTATCCCGGCTATGGCACGTGGATCTACGACCGCCCCGGCGGACGTCGCTTTGCGATGCAGAACCGGCACCGGCAGTATTGGGGTCAGCAGCGCTGGCAGTATCAGCAGCAGCGCCGCGGCGGCCGCCAGGAATTCCGCCAGGATCGGCGTGACGACCGCCGCGACTATCGTCGCGAGAACCGGCGCGAGACGCTCGATGATCGCCGCGACTGGCGCCAGGAACGCCGCAACAATGCCGGCGAGGTTCCGCGCACCCGGCAGGGCGAGCGCGAGCGTATGGGCGGCCTGACCCCCGAGGATCGCCAGCGTCGCATGGAACGCTGGGAGCAGCGCCAGCAGGATGCCATCGGCCAGCCCCGTCAGGGGCGCGAGGGACGTCGCAACTGGCAGGGCAATGGCGGAGCCGGCAATGGCCAGAGCATCGAGGGTCGCCAGGGTTTGGAAGGTCGGCAGGGCAGGCGCGGCGAGGGCCGCCAGCGCCCGACAATGCGCCAGCCTTCTCCCCAGGCACAGCCCGGCGGCGCACCCCCGCGCGCCGAGCGTCCGCAGCGTCAGCAGCGGATCGACCGGTCGCCGGGATCTGCGCCGCGTACTGTCCCCGACATGTCGGGACTGCGGCCACAGGACATGCAGGAAAACTGATCGCCTGATCGGCTGCTGACGCAGTCGCGCAGCCCGATCGGCCAGCGGCACAAGGGCCACCGAAACACCGGTGGCCCTTGTGACCCGCCCCAAATGCCCTATCATTGAGGGCATGGTACAATTTTCATTGCTCGACCAGTCGGTGCGCTTCGCCGATGTCCCTGCCGCCACCGCGCTTTCCGGCACGCTGGAGGCCGCGCGCCTGGCCGACCGGCTGGGCTATCACCGGCTGTGGGTGTCCGAGCATCACGCCAGCCGCTTCCTGTGCGGCAGCGCGCCGGAAATCCTGATGGCGGCGATGGGCGCGCATACCTCGCGGATCCGTCTGGGGTCGGGCGGGGTGATGCTGCCGCATTACAGCGCCTACAAGGTCGCCGAGCAGTTTGCAGTGCTGAGCAACCTCTATCCCGACCGGATCGATCTGGGCGTGGGTCGTGCGCCCGGCGGCGAGATGCGGGTCGCAGCGGCCCTGTCTGCGCCGCACCCGCCCTCGTTCCGCGATTTCCCCCAGCAGGTGGCCGATCTGGTCGGCTACATGACCGGGGATCTTGCCGAGCCGCGGCTCAGCCCCGAACCGGCGGGCGACATTCCGGTGTGGATCCTCGGCACCAGCCCCGACAGCGCGGTGCTCGCAGCGCAACTGGGGCTGCCTTATGCGCTCGCCTTGTTCATCAACCCGCAGGCAACGCCGGGGCTGACCGAGCTGTACCGCCACAATTTCCGCCCCAGCGCGACGCTGGACAAGCCCTATGTCATGCTCGCGACCACCGCCTTTGCCTGTGACGATGCCGATCAGGCCGATCTGCTGCGCAAGAATTATTTCCTCAACATCGCGCGGTTGCTCGGAGGCGGGCTTCAGCCTGCGGTGTCGCCCGAGGAAAGCCGCGATATGGGCTTTACCGAGCGCGAGGCGATGATCATCGGCGCGCAGGCGCGGATCGCTGCCTTCGGCACGCCCGATGTGGTGCGCGACAAGGTGGGGGCTTTGGTCGAGGCGTTCAGTGCGGACGAGGTGATGATCTCGTGCAACGCCTATCACCATGCCGACCGGATGCGCGCGATCGAACTGTTCGCGCGCAGCTTCGAGATGGCCGAGGCGGCCTGACGATCATGGGTTTTCACACACCAGCCTTTTGCGTCGCCGAGACGCTGCCGTTCATGGATGGCGAGGCGATCGTCATCGACAAGCCCGCGGGGCTTCCGGTCACCCAGCCGCGCAAGGGCGGGCGCAGTCTCGACGATTATCTCGTCCAGTTGCGCTTCGGCTTCCAGCGGTCGCCGACGGCTGTGCATCGGCTCGATCAGGACACGTCTGGCTGTCTGTTGCTGGCGCGCCACGCCAAGGCGGCCAAGCGCTTCGGAGCGGCGTTCGAGAGCGGCGCGGTGGAGAAGACCTATCTCGGGATCGTCGAGGGCGACCTCGATAACGACTTCGGCACGATCGACATCGCGCTGGGCAAGACCAGCACTGCCGAAGCTGGCTGGCGGATCGTGCCCGACGCCGCCGGCAAGCGCGCGGTGACTCACTGGAAGCGGATCGCGGCGACAGGAGGGCGGACGCTCGTCGAGTTCCGCCCCGAGACCGGACGCACCCACCAGATTCGCGTGCATGCGCTGCACGGGCTGGGCAAGCCGCTGCTCGGCGATCCGTTTTACGGCAAGAGCTATTCCTCGGGCCTGATGCTGCATGCAGCGGGGCTGGTGGTGCCGCGCGGGGACAAGCCGCCAGTGCTCGCCGCCGCACCGATGCCCAGGCGCTTCATCGATCTGGGATTTGGCCCCCAGCAAGACCAGAGCGTGGCCGAGGCGGCAGGCGATGAATGATTTCGCCGTCCCCGATCACGCAATCGTCTCCGAACGGTTCATCACTGCCTCCGGCCCTGGCGGCCAGAACGTCAACAAGGTGGCAACAGCGGTCCAGCTGCACGTCAATATTTACGCTCTAGGTTTGCCACCTTTGGTCTATAACAGACTGAAATCATTGGCAGGTAGCAAGATCAACCAGGAAGGCGAGCTGGTCATCCTGGCGCGCAACCACCGCACGCAGGAGGCCAATCGCAAGTTGGCGCGCGAACGCGTGTCGGCGATGCTGGCAGCGGCCTATGATCTGCCCGCCACCCGCGCGCGGTCGCGGCTTAACCGCGTGGGCAAGACCGAGCGGCTGGCGGGCAAGAAGAACCGGTCGACGGTGAAGAAGAACCGGGGTCGCGTCGCCTTCGACTGACCTTTTATTGTGTGAAAGCTTTGGCATGTACGCGTTTGAAATTGATGCAAATACTCCCAAACCCCAGCTGTATGACAACCTGCATTCCGCAGCATTTGCCTTGGTAGATGGCGAGCGTGACGGTGTCGCCAACATGGCCAATGTCGCTGCATTGCTGGGCCAGTTCCTGCCCGGGCTCAACTGGGCGGGCTTCTATCGCATGGTCGATGGCGAGCTGGTGCTGGGCCCTTTTGTGGGCAAGCCTGCCTGCATCCGCATCGCGCTGGGCAGCGGCGTCTGCGGCACCGCGGCAGCCAGCGGCGAAACCCAGCTGGTCGACGACGTCCATGCCTTTCCCGGTCACATCGCCTGCGATGCTGCGAGCCAGTCCGAGCTGGTGGTGCCCGTGATCCATGAAGGACAAGTGACCCATGTCATCGATCTCGACAGCCCGCATCTGGCGCGGTTCGATGCTGACGACCGCGCCGGGATCGAGCGGCTGGCAAGAACGCTCGCCGGACGCATCTGAACCCTTGCGTTAACCTGTTCGTGTGCGCTGCCCCATATTGAAACAGCCCGCGCCAGGGCACCCGGTTTTACATCGGTGCGATGGTGCAAACCCCCTGTAAATGCTAACAATCGCTTAACCAGGCTGGATGGGCGGGGGGCGGTTGCGTCCCTTTTCTGCGATGGCCTGCCCGATTGTCCGAGGGGAGTTAACCATGAAGAGCCGCGCTTTTGCTTCTGTGCGCCATGCTGCCGTTGCCGCCTGTATCGGTGGTGCAGTTTCGCTGGCCATGCCTGTTCAGGCCGCCGATTCGCAGCTGTCGCGGCCGCTGCCGTCGAGGCTCGATTTCAAGGCGGGCAGTGCCCTCAAGCGTGGACCGGTGGGCATGCCGTCCTATGGCGCGCGCATCCCGGTCGGCGCGCCTGCGTATGTCCGCCCGTTCCGTGGCTTCCTGCTGCCCCGCATTTGGATCGCGCCGACTTACTACATCTCCAACTGGCAGGGCTATGGCCTGGCCCGCCCGGCGCAGGGCTATGGCTGGTCGCGTTATTATGACGACGCCGTGCTGACCGATCGCAATGGCCGTGTGTATGACAGCGTGCAGGGCGTGAACTGGCAGGCGGCGCAGGCCGGGCAGGCAGTGGTCAGCCAGACCTATTCGCCCGATTACGATCCGTACAATTATGACGGCGATCTGCTGCTCGGCAACGATCAGGTGGTGCATGGCACGCATTGGGCACGGACCGCAGAAGACTCGGCGCCGGGAGTCGATTACGACCCCGATGATATGGCGCCTCCGCCTCCGGTCGCGCAATTTGACCGCGATTACGACCCCGCCTTTCTCGAAGCCTGCCGCCGTGACAGCGGTCTGGGTGGCGCGGCGATCGGCGCGGCTGCGGGCGGTCTTGCGGGCAATCGCATCGCAGGGCGCGGCAACCGCACCGGCGGGACGCTGATCGGTGCGGGCGTCGGCGCGGTCGCTGGCATGGTGCTCGACAAGGCGGAGGACCGCGAGCGCTGCAAGCGGCTGCTCGCTCGCGAGGCGCAGGGCGGATACGGCGTCAGCTACGGCCAGCCTCCCATCGCCCCGCCGCCTGGCTTTGCCGGTGACTACGACCCTGCCTTTCTCGAGGCCTGCCGCCGTGAAACCGGTCTGGGCGGCGCGGCGATCGGCGCGGCTGTCGGCGGTCTTGCGGGCAACCGCGTCGCCGGACGCGGCAACCGCACCGGTGGCACGCTGATCGGCGCGGGCGTCGGCGCCGTCGCCGGAATGGTGATCGACAAGGCCGAGGACCGCGAACGCTGCAGGCGTCTGCTCGCCCAACAGGGGGCCGGCTATCCGCCGCCTCCGGGGCAGGGCGGCTATCCACCCCCGCCGCCGGGATATTATTATTACTACCCGCCGCCGATCGTCACCACGGTGACGATCACGCCTGCTGCCTGCAATTGCACCGAAGAGGTGGTGGTGACCGAGACGGTTCCCGTTCGCCACCGCCCCAGGGTCTATCGCAGCAAGAACGTGAAAGTGCACGCCAGATAGGCGGTTTCAGTCCTTGGAGCGGCTGACCGGCGAATCGACATAGCCGGTCAGTCCCCAGGGTTCATAGGGTCCGAGCACCAGCTGTTCGAACGTGCCCAGCCCCTGTTCGCCTTCGCTGGTGGTGACGCGGCAGAGGATTTGCACGTGCAGGTTTTCCATCGTCGGTGCCATCGGATCGATTGCGGCAAGATCGATGACATCGCGCTCTACCACCAGGGGCCCGTGGTGGCGGCCATGACCCCATTTCGGACAGGTATAGCCCAGCCCGCGCATCTGGAACCGCTGCACCGGCTCGAAGGTCACGGCGAGTGGCCCGGTATCGGTCTGGATCGTCAGCGTCCCGCCTGCGGGCCAGCGGGTGCCGGGCTCGATCTGCGTCTCCAGCAGCGCCGAGGGCGTCTCATCGAACCCGTCATGCCCGGCGCCATCGGGTGCGACCACCGCGCGGGTGTTCCACGCCGATCCCGATCGGTGTGCGTTGAGGTGGAAGAACAGGCTGCGGCTGGGCAGGTTGATCGGGGTCCATTGCCAGAAGAATGCCGGTTGCGAGCTGCCGGAATGCGGCTGCGCATCAGGCGCGCCGATCGGGCGCACGCCCCAGCTGCGGTCGCGGGTTCCCGCGCAGCCTGGCGCCAGCTCGACCCGCTCGCCATCGATTTCGATCCAGCCGCTATAGTGCCCGTTCTGGGTCATTCGGGTGTAGTCCATGAAGGTGCGCGGACCGTTGCGGAAGGTGAAGCGCGGCTCTTCGATCGGGAAGGCGCGGCCGGTGAAGGTGATGTCGGCCCGGATGCCTTCACCGTCCACCAGGATGCGCAAGACCCTGAGCGGCTCGATCACCTCGATGCGGATCGGCCCTACGGCCATGTCCATCCGCTCCATGGCAAGCTCGCGCGAGGCGTGAAGAGCATGCTGCAACCCGTTGCGAATGAATGAAAAGCTCGCATCTGCGATATCGAGATGGGGGTAGACGCCAAAGGCCAGCGCGAAGAAGCCGGTGCCATCGGGGTTATAGCCGTTGAAGAAATAGCGGTCGTAAAAATTGCGGTCGGTGCCAGCATAGGCGATCGGCTCTGCGGTCTGGTGCAGCGGGTAATCATCGCCTCGGGTCAGCATGTCGTGGTCTCCGTGTTGCGCTCCGCATGGCATAGCAGCGCGCCGATGCTGTCGTGGTCCAGCGCCAGGCTGCACGCGCCGCGCGCCATCGACAGGAAGTTGGCATCGCCGCGGGCTGTGCGCTCGACAAAGGCGGCGCTGAACACCGCGGTCGACAGCCCCGACAGCGCGCCGATGCGGTAATCGTCCCAGATCGTGTTGCTGCTGCGCGGCACGCCGTGGCGGGTCATTTCGGCGCAATACAGATCGATCAGCTCGGCTTCGTGCGCGCGGCGCAGATCGGTGCCGATGCCGGTGCCCAGAAAATAGCCAAGATCGCTGGTGCCTGCACCAGTGACGCAGGTCTGCCAGTCGACCACCGCCAGAGGCTCTGCACCGCCGCGAATGTCAAACAGCATATTGTCGAGCCGGAAGTCGCCATGGGTGAGGCAGCGTGTGCCGGGCTGCCAGCCGAACCAGTGCGGCGCAGCGTCGGCCAGCGCCTCGCAGATGGCGAGGTATTCGGGCTCGAGCTGCCCCGCATAACGCTCGCGGAACACGGCCTGCGCGCCGGGATAGGACTGGATGATCCAGTCGCGCGCTTGCGGATCGGGGAGCAGCCAGTCCTCGTCCAGCACGCTCAGATTGTCGGTTGACGCGTGCAGCGATGCCGCCTGACACACCGCCAGCCGGGCCTCGTCGAGCGTGCAGGACGCCAATTGGTCGCCAGCGCGCGCCGGGCCCAGATCCTCGAACAGCAGGATGAAATCGCATCCGGTCGGCTCGATCAGCGCGGCATAGACCTTGGGTACCCGCATCGCGACCAGGGGGGC
Encoded proteins:
- the cydB gene encoding cytochrome d ubiquinol oxidase subunit II, translated to MNIDLTIVWAFIIAFAVFAYVVMDGFDLGIGIIFPALGRGAERDKAMNTVAPVWDGNETWLVLGGGGLLAAFPLAYAIILPAIYPPIIAMLLGLVLRGVAFEGRWRDPNHQPFWDFSFTAGSFVAAFAQGVTLGALLQGVEVEGRAYAGGWLDWLSLYSVLTGVGTVIGYGLLGSTWLIMKTEGVVQDHAFRMSWKLFPATLLALGAVSLYTPFLEGEYWNRWFTFPNVLFSAQVPVLVALITFLLYRALKLRRDYAPFLLTLALFLLGMIGLGISMFPYVVPDEITIWDAATHPSSQMFMLVGTLFIVPLIIGYTGWAYWVFRGKVGDEGYH
- a CDS encoding DUF2474 family protein, coding for MRLPDADDPDRGDARPLAQKLGWMAAIWLMSVGFIGVVAYAIRWWIHG
- a CDS encoding phosphate-starvation-inducible protein PsiE, which translates into the protein MAHPAADDPPPAASPGPLPDDSVAVRGFRLIEHILLILVALMTLGAAGIEVGGILAARTISLADILLMFLYTEVIGMIAVFYTGRGSPFVYPIFIAITALARLIVLQGKDMAPDKILFEAGAILLLAIAAVVITRAGRA
- a CDS encoding phosphoribosyltransferase, coding for MTTDKLYISANSLLEDSYRLAMQVIDSGYQPTHIVGIWRGGAPVGIAVQELMEYHGINADHIAIRTASYYGIDQQSKDVRVYALGYLIDTLCPEDRLLVVDDVFDSGRSIRAFIHELAAKCRYNMPHDWRIATVYYKPSRNVTDLSPHFFVHETEQWLVFPHEIAGLSVEEIRAHKPGASIILGE
- a CDS encoding adenosine deaminase — its product is MTPDQRTAYIDRLPKAELHLHIEGSLEPEMLFALAQRNHVDIPFASVEDIRNAYNFSNLQDFLDIYYQGMAVLLKAQDFYDLTWAYLERAHDDHVRHVEIFFDPQGHTERGVPFADVITGISDALADGEKQWGITSRLILCFLRHLDEAAAQATLDEALPYLDRIAGVGLDSSEMGHPPSKFANVFARAQLLGLKLVAHAGEEGPPEYVHEALDVLHVDRIDHGNRAMEDSALVTRLAGEGMTLTVCPLSNLKLCVIGDIADSPVKQMLDSGLKATVNSDDPAYFGGYVNANFHAIASALDLSREQLRTLARNSFTGSFLPPDQIAHLLAEIDHYDAHFAG
- the gpmA gene encoding 2,3-diphosphoglycerate-dependent phosphoglycerate mutase, giving the protein MPQLVLIRHGQSQWNLENRFTGWWDVDVTEKGAEEARAAGRLMRDKGLDFDIAFTSLQTRAIKTLNLALEEMTRLWLPVEKDWRLNERHYGGLTGLDKAETAARHGDEQVHIWRRSFDIPPPPMEAGSEFDLSKDRRYAGIAIPNTESLKDTIDRVLPYWESRIAPELKAGKRVIISAHGNSLRALVKHLSGIADDAITSLEIPTGQPIVYELDDNLAEVERYYLSER
- a CDS encoding cytochrome P450, producing the protein MFPDHSIQRDSGNPHWTRLPGSNALDHIPGEDGLPILGVTLRMLADPEGFGNEMRAKYGPVYRTNAFGRRQVALFGADANELVLFDRDKVFSSEQGWGPVLNLLFPRGLMLMDFDHHRADRRALSIAFKPAPMRHYAESLNEGIGARVLQWSNKDITFYSEIKKLTLDLAATSFLGIPWGPEADKINTAFVDMVQASIGVVRRPLPFTKMGKGVAGRKFLVDYFTPQVLQRREQQGPDMFSQFCRATRDDGSLLTTDEVVDHMNFLMMAAHDTITSSASSLIWLLAKNPEWQDRIRAELLEHAPAGAPMPYDALPNLELTEMAFKEALRLIPPVPSTPRRALKDFEFGGYRIPAGTPVSISAAYTHKQEEHWPEPHRFDPLRFTPEATRNRHKYAWVPFGGGAHMCLGLHFAYMQIKVLLHHVLSQHRIVIEPGYEPGWQAWPIPQPKDGLKVRFETL